The following coding sequences are from one Telopea speciosissima isolate NSW1024214 ecotype Mountain lineage unplaced genomic scaffold, Tspe_v1 Tspe_v1.0031, whole genome shotgun sequence window:
- the LOC122647354 gene encoding uncharacterized protein LOC122647354, with amino-acid sequence MARVNAAVPSVEITDWGGPIRESLLQILDEGDKANGAALGEEITEGAQSNLKEISTKGKEISGSTILRGPILEGMPSIPNHAISLNSEKEGRATREMGKRRLLTSFKPQRIEVLPSQSSNQKGSDSGLAFGVYALNSLEGRMELWRELTDIATGVVEPWAVMGDFNTLKNVKSELKCWNKESIRDVFKNVKDAELDLGRIQHHLSLDPLDDSLAVLEKEAKGKLWAALQMEERFLKEKSRVNGEEIRRVVLSLKDSKAPGPDGFGAGFYKHSWEVIGEELTNAVQWFIANSFMPHSINATFITLVPKYGDVSTFAGFWPIALCNLLYKIITKIPSNRIQHVIGSVVSHNQSAFIKGRSIVDNILVCHDIVRGIEQKATSPTAVLKVDLHKAYDSLSRKFLFDVMGRMGFSDKFIGWVKACVTTPMFSVLINGSPAGFFGGGRGIRQGDPLSPYLFTLAMEAFSGIMRRLEIDGQIKLLPRCKSFHLSHIIFTDDLMIFVKGNRDSISASLGRLDEFAALSGLQLNRSKSSIILGGLTQASSLELLDLTGFSETKLPIRYLGVPLVSGRLSMKDCSPILDLVRRKLEGWKARFLSYAGHLQLLSSVLQGSYIYWAGIFGLPGNVVTKLESMFSNFLWSGPSLERKTHFISWDAVCKPKSEGGLGIKRVKEMNIAGITKQIWWISSKKDRLWVNWVQQRYLKQESLWTVKGLNNCSWVWRKVLKYKDKALPFIKTIIGDGSTTKLWLDNWHPFGVLVSRFGNRICYDAGSYSLAARHACVKEIIRDGDWHPGPSTSFDLIDIWRALPAIDKFHDEVSDLTVWTGNSSAWRCLSDALPTRDNLIHRHIPTPHHCVFCWAGTESRNHLFFGCPFTTDIWKHIYDLCFHDGATPSNAIDAAISVRYVAGRAGKLGLVIKLAFCATIKHIWSERNYRIFRNKIRSKDQIVGAIKGDVIGRLSSIDLVGDPTTADHHIAAKWDLQAGFGGLIRDDSGDPLAAFAGIGEDLSVLSMELMTIYRGISLCVDKGFYDVSIRSDSKLAVDILNGVITGPWQILTLKSKIQIKARLLRSKEFIHVWREQNQPADFMASIPTDPSGIGSLSPSLRS; translated from the exons ATGGCAAGAGTTAATGCGGCAGTTCCTTCTGTGGAAATTACAGATTGGGGGGGCCCCATTAGGGAATCCTTGTTGCAAATCCTAGATGAGGGTGACAAAGCTAATGGAGCTGCTCTAGGAGAGGAAATTACAGAAGGAGCCCAATCAAATCTGAAAGAGATCTCCACCAAGGGAAAGGAAATTTCGGGCAGCACTATTCTAAGGGGTCCAATTTTAGAAGGTATGCCCTCCATCCCTAACCATGCAATTTCTTTGAATTCAGAAAAGGAAGGGAGAGCTACTAGGGAGATGGGGAAGAGGAGACTGTTGACTTCTTTTAAACCTCAACGTATTGAAGTGCTTCCTAGCCAAAGCTCAAATCAGAAGGGAAGTGATAGTGGTCTGGCTTTTGGGG TGTATGCTCTTAATTCCCTAGAAGGTCGGATGGAACTTTGGAGGGAGCTAACTGATATTGCTACAGGAGTGGTTGAACCGTGGGCTGTCATGGGAGATTTCAATACG CTAAAGAATGTGAAATCTGAACTTAAATGCTGGAATAAGGAGAGCATTAGAGATGTCTTCAAAAATGTTAAGGATGCAGAACTCGATCTTGGCCGAATTCAACATCACCTTTCCCTTGATCCCCTTGATGATTCCCTTGCTGTCTTGGAAAAAGAAGCTAAAGGCAAGCTGTGggctgcattacaaatggaAGAAAGGTTTCTTAAAGAGAAATCCAGG GTTAATGGAGAGGAGATTAGAAGAGTTGTGCTCAGTTTAAAAGACTCTAAAGCCCCAGGGCCTGATGGTTTCGGGGCTGGCTTTTATAAGCACTCTTGGGAGGTCATTGGTGAGGAGCTAACGAATGCTGTCCAATGGTTCATTGCGAATTCCTTCATGCCCCATTCtattaatgctacttttatcaCTTTGGTGCCGAAGTATGGGGATGTCTCCACTTTTGCGGGGTTTTGGCCTATTGCTTTATGCAACCTCCTATATAAGATCATCACAAAAATCCCCTCTAATAGGATCCAGCATGTTATTGGGAGTGTGGTTAGTCATAATCAGTCGGCATTCATCAAGGGCAGGTCTATTGTTGACAATATCCTTGTCTGCCATGATATTGTGCGTGGCATCGAACAAAAAGCCACTAGTCCTACGGCAGTTTTGAAGGTAGATCTTCACAAGGCCTATGACTCTCTTAGTaggaaatttttgtttgatgtgaTGGGAAGAATGGGGTTCTCCGACAAGTTTATAGGGTGGGTGAAAGCTTGTGTGACCACCCCTATGTTCTCTGTCCTTATTAATGGCAGCCCGGCGGGTTTCTTCGGTGGAGGGAGAGGGATTCGACAAGGTGATCCATTGTCCCCCTACCTCTTCACCCTTGCAATGGAGGCTTTTTCTGGAATTATGCGAAGGCTTGAGATTGATGGTCAGATTAAGCTGCTACCCCGTTGTAAATCGTTCCACCTTTCCCACATCATTTTTACGgatgatcttatgatttttgtgaaggggaACCGTGATTCGATTTCAGCTAGTTTGGGGCGTCTTGATGAGTTTGCTGCCCTCTCCGGGCTTCAACTTAatagatctaagtcctctattatattagggggccttacccaagcTAGCAGTCTGGAACTTTTGGATTTAACGGGTTTTTCGGAAACCAAGCTGCCTATTCGGTACCTTGGAGTTCCTCTTGTGTCTGGCAGGTTATCCATGAAAGATTGTAGCCCCATCTTGGATCTGGTTCGTCGAAAATTGGAGGGGTGGAAGGCTAGATTCCTCTCTTATGCTGGTCATCTTCAACTCTTATCTTCAGTTCTGCAAGGTAGCTACATTTACTGGGCAGGGATCTTTGGCCTTCCAGGAAATGTTGTCACCAAACTGGAGTCTATGttctctaatttcctttggtcaGGCCCCTCCCTTGAGAGGAAAACCCAttttatttcttgggatgcggTCTGTAAGCCAAAATCAGAGGGAGGGTTGGGAATCAAGCGGgtcaaagaaatgaacattgCCGGAATTAcgaagcaaatttggtggatttccTCCAAGAAAGATCGGCTTTGGGTTAATTGGGTACAACAAAGATACCTCAAGCAAGAGTCTCTTTGGACAGTCAAGGGTCTCAATAACTGctcttgggtctggcgtaaAGTCTTGAAGtacaaagataaagcccttccCTTCATCAAAACTATTATTGGGGATGGGTCTACTACaaagctttggcttgataattggcacccATTTGGAGTTCTTGTGAGCAGATTTGGTAATAGGATTTGCTATGATGCAGGCTCTTATTCCCTTGCTGCCCGTCATGCTTGTGTCAAGGAGATTATCCGTGATGGAGATTGGCACCCTGGTCCCTCTACATCTTTCGATCtcattgatatttggagggccCTTCCAGCCATTGATAAATTTCATGATGAGGTTTCGGATTTGACAGTGTGGACTGGTAACTCTTCAG CCTGGAGATGCCTTTCGGATGCCCTCCCCACTAGGGACAACCTCATTCATAGACACATTCCGACTCCTCATCATTGCgtgttttgttgggctggaacTGAAAGCAGGAATCATCTCTTCTTCGGGTGCCCTTTTACTACTGATATTTGGAAACATATTTATGACCTTTGTTTCCATGATGGGGCCACTCCTAGCAATGCCATTGATGCAGCCATTTCGGTTAGATATGTTGCAGGTAGAGCAGGGAAATTGGGGCTGGTCATAAAGCTTGCTTTCTGTGCCACAATCAAGCATATTTGGTCGGAGAGAAATTACAGAAtttttagaaacaaaatcagatctAAGGACCAGATTGTAGGGGCTATAAAGGGGGATGTTATTGGCAGATTATCTTCCATTGACTTGGTGGGAGACCCTACTACTGCCGACCATCATATTGCTGCCAAATGGGATCTTCAA GCAGGCTTTGGGGGTCTCATTCGTGATGATAGTGGGGATCCCTTAGCTGCCTTTGCTGGCATAGGGGAAGATCTTTCGGTGCTGTCCATGGAGCTCATGACTATTTACAGAGGAATTTCCCTCTGCGTTGATAAGGGCTTTTATGATGTCTCTATTAGGTCGGATTCGAAGTTGGCCGTCGATATTTTGAATGGAGTGATTACTGGGCCTTGGCAAATCCTAACTTTGAAAAGTAAGATCCAAATAAAGGCAAGGCTGCTTAGGTCTAAAGAATTCATTCATGTGTGGAGAGAACAGAATCAGCCTGCAGATTTCATGGCCTCCATCCCTACAGACCCTTCTGGAATTGGGAGCCTGAGTCCTTCCCTCCGGAGCTAG